Proteins encoded together in one Planctomyces sp. SH-PL14 window:
- a CDS encoding IS4 family transposase, whose protein sequence is MAWKPQRRSYRHEFIEAIATVFPPQWFSRFSSHGNTGWTPLKIFWVSTIMSWQPQVTLREQFDAACDILREVFPAWTIGDSLSGFLAARVRGLPRMRDPILLRLRQFVAEHLDDWRVRGWAVFGVDGSRFEAPRTTPNEQALGCAGKEGTTPQVFQTTLLHIGTGLPWDFRLGPGTQSERRQLDDMRDNLPPRSLLTADAGFISFELCRWLTRNRHDFVLRVGGNIRLLTGLDGPDLDWAVETEGQTVSLWPTRCRDQPPVVLRLIVVRDDQKRPVSLVTNIHDERALSDEDAAEIYRLRWGLELHYRSLKQTLCHQTLRSRTPEGALAEQTWHVLASWLLQLLTARELIASGSHPANWSAAKARDAVRRLLRRVVHGRPVRRMPSLRDQLCQAVVDRDGRVGPKQIRRWPRPKQDRPPGPPKIQPATREDLQQLQRLRTTLQARS, encoded by the coding sequence ATGGCTTGGAAGCCACAGCGGCGATCGTATCGTCACGAATTCATTGAGGCGATCGCCACGGTCTTTCCCCCACAGTGGTTCAGCCGGTTCTCTTCGCACGGCAACACCGGCTGGACCCCGCTGAAGATCTTCTGGGTCTCCACCATCATGAGCTGGCAGCCCCAGGTGACCCTCCGCGAGCAGTTCGATGCCGCCTGCGACATCCTCCGCGAAGTCTTTCCCGCCTGGACCATCGGCGACTCGCTCTCCGGGTTCCTGGCCGCCCGCGTTCGTGGTCTCCCCCGGATGCGAGATCCGATCCTCCTGCGCCTGCGACAGTTCGTCGCCGAGCATCTGGACGACTGGCGAGTCCGGGGATGGGCGGTCTTCGGCGTCGATGGCTCCCGCTTCGAAGCCCCTCGCACGACGCCCAACGAACAGGCCTTGGGCTGCGCCGGCAAGGAGGGGACCACGCCGCAGGTCTTCCAGACGACACTCCTGCACATCGGAACCGGCTTGCCATGGGACTTCCGTCTGGGGCCGGGGACACAGAGCGAGCGGCGACAGCTGGACGACATGCGGGACAACCTGCCGCCCCGCTCCCTGCTGACCGCCGACGCCGGCTTCATCAGTTTTGAGCTGTGCCGCTGGCTCACCCGGAACCGGCACGACTTCGTCCTGCGGGTGGGAGGAAACATCCGGCTCCTGACCGGCCTGGACGGTCCTGACTTGGATTGGGCGGTCGAGACCGAAGGCCAGACGGTCTCGCTGTGGCCCACCCGCTGCCGCGACCAGCCGCCCGTCGTGTTGCGACTGATCGTCGTTCGCGACGATCAGAAACGACCGGTCTCGCTGGTCACGAACATCCACGACGAGAGGGCGCTGTCCGACGAGGACGCCGCCGAGATCTACCGGCTCCGCTGGGGCCTGGAGCTGCACTATCGCTCGCTCAAGCAGACGCTCTGCCATCAGACGCTGCGGAGCCGCACGCCGGAGGGCGCGCTGGCGGAGCAGACCTGGCATGTCCTGGCGAGTTGGCTACTGCAACTGCTGACGGCTCGGGAACTGATCGCCTCGGGATCGCATCCGGCGAACTGGTCTGCCGCCAAAGCTCGGGACGCCGTCCGCCGTCTGCTTCGTCGAGTCGTCCACGGCCGCCCCGTCCGCCGCATGCCGTCCTTGCGGGACCAGCTTTGTCAGGCCGTGGTGGACAGGGACGGTCGAGTCGGCCCGAAACAGATCCGCCGGTGGCCGAGACCGAAGCAGGACAGGCCGCCCGGCCCCCCGAAAATCCAACCGGCCACCCGAGAAGATCTCCAACAACTCCAACGACTTCGGACCACGTTACAAGCCCGATCATGA
- a CDS encoding ankyrin repeat domain-containing protein, whose amino-acid sequence MKPGCFLSLALLSGLTALYHQWFQQTVDPPWVWVASFVAALVIWLCIGALQNAWSIRKSAAAIRRHLDGLAPMDGQLEAAAGRIALHGEPILAPLTGKECAFYEYEIYRMVTQKSSKSGSTSTSKVVDFAGIGVTQAFVQDDNGEIALFGFPDLTSLSYDDVRNGGPGVRGRAKRLVEQTAWEDCSGFKALSGFGRMMQALSSSDDSRRHDWRMISPKDCAWLTPGEADPETYVPVLAEKCVTAGHEVVAIGPYSAEVQGLVTKSARNLERIQIVSGKAEDAEKSLRGSVRSHIFGSLFFLVATQLVAWGMLTAYRNSSEAQRKWAKQFDEALKADDIAAAERLLDRGLKLDKAFGTRDKPPLSQAKSAAVARLMLAHGADPNATDEDGSTPLMEQARENRVDILKILVEAGADLNTKSRAYGTTALVRAVDGHAKEAAEYLRSAGAIDEEVRAATGTRIDLAHPAVQAARNYVLLIHKADAAGLKRASSSDRPAKFEDVDWPLWHNSRPVDPELVAAFVRGSDATVTLTGPGGAGYSSTWGFQMHLENGEWKVVRERWLDLGYEE is encoded by the coding sequence ATGAAGCCCGGTTGTTTTCTCAGTCTCGCCCTCCTGAGCGGGCTCACGGCCCTCTATCACCAGTGGTTCCAGCAGACAGTCGATCCCCCCTGGGTGTGGGTGGCCAGCTTCGTCGCCGCCCTCGTGATCTGGCTGTGCATCGGGGCGCTGCAGAACGCCTGGTCCATCCGGAAGTCCGCCGCGGCGATCCGCCGGCATCTCGACGGCCTCGCGCCGATGGACGGCCAGCTTGAAGCCGCCGCGGGCCGGATCGCCCTCCACGGCGAGCCGATCCTGGCCCCGCTCACCGGAAAGGAGTGCGCGTTCTACGAGTACGAAATCTACCGGATGGTGACGCAGAAGAGCTCTAAGAGCGGATCGACCTCGACCTCGAAGGTGGTCGACTTCGCCGGCATCGGCGTGACGCAGGCGTTCGTCCAGGACGACAACGGCGAGATCGCCCTCTTCGGCTTCCCCGACCTGACGAGCCTCTCCTATGACGACGTCCGCAATGGCGGCCCGGGGGTCCGCGGACGCGCGAAGCGGCTCGTCGAGCAGACCGCGTGGGAGGACTGCTCGGGCTTCAAGGCCCTCAGCGGCTTTGGCCGGATGATGCAGGCCCTCTCATCATCCGACGATTCCCGTCGGCACGACTGGCGGATGATCTCCCCCAAGGACTGCGCCTGGCTCACCCCCGGCGAGGCCGATCCCGAGACCTACGTCCCGGTCCTGGCGGAGAAGTGCGTGACGGCCGGGCACGAGGTGGTGGCGATCGGCCCCTACTCGGCCGAGGTCCAGGGACTCGTGACGAAGAGCGCCCGGAACCTGGAGCGGATCCAGATCGTGAGCGGGAAGGCCGAAGACGCCGAGAAAAGCCTCCGCGGTTCGGTGCGGAGTCACATCTTCGGCAGCCTCTTCTTTCTCGTCGCTACCCAGCTCGTCGCCTGGGGGATGTTGACCGCCTACCGGAACAGTTCCGAGGCCCAGCGGAAGTGGGCGAAACAGTTCGATGAGGCCCTCAAGGCGGACGACATCGCGGCGGCTGAGCGGCTGCTCGACCGGGGCCTGAAACTGGACAAGGCGTTCGGGACGAGAGACAAGCCTCCTCTCTCGCAGGCCAAGTCGGCGGCGGTCGCCCGGCTGATGCTCGCCCACGGGGCCGATCCCAATGCGACCGACGAGGATGGTTCCACCCCTCTGATGGAGCAGGCCCGGGAGAACCGCGTCGACATCCTCAAAATTCTCGTCGAGGCGGGAGCGGACCTGAACACAAAGTCGCGGGCCTACGGAACGACGGCCCTCGTCCGCGCAGTCGACGGCCATGCGAAGGAGGCAGCGGAGTATCTGCGGAGCGCCGGTGCGATCGATGAAGAAGTCCGGGCCGCGACCGGAACCCGCATCGACCTCGCGCACCCGGCGGTCCAGGCGGCGCGGAACTATGTGCTGCTCATTCACAAAGCGGACGCGGCCGGGCTCAAGCGGGCCTCGTCGTCGGACCGTCCGGCGAAGTTCGAGGACGTCGACTGGCCCCTCTGGCACAACTCCCGCCCGGTCGACCCGGAGCTCGTCGCCGCCTTCGTCCGGGGCTCCGACGCGACCGTCACGCTCACCGGCCCCGGCGGCGCGGGCTACTCCTCAACCTGGGGATTCCAGATGCACCTCGAGAACGGCGAATGGAAAGTCGTCCGGGAACGATGGCTCGACCTCGGGTACGAGGAATGA
- a CDS encoding DUF1553 domain-containing protein, producing the protein MRSALLVLAVCLAAPPVRAAEPFDAVRAIFEKHCLSCHNDNELKGKLSLSTEAAARRGGESESPLLTSDLAANELLAQVTGPEPLMPKDRPPLSKAEVEAIRTWLAAGAAWPKDAVLRDRRFDPSTWWSFQPLRPVTPPAVAGPLAAEVRNPIDRFVLATLVEKELTPSPEADRRTLIRRLSYDLLGLPPAPEEIDQFVNDPDPLAYERLVDRLLASPHYGERWARHWLDVVHFGETHGYDKDQPRTNAWPYRDYVIRAFNEDRPYGRFLREQLAGDVLYPEERDGLEGPGFIAAGPWDLIGHAEVPEEKTDGKIARHLDRDDMITNTIQTFTSLTVQCAQCHDHKFDPILQEDYYALQAVFAALDRTNRKYDIDPQVARQRRELEGRRQELAEVQKQIDERTAERAGPRWNELQRLIAAREKDSAGAHPLAAQFGYHSGIASEQATPKWVQIELPEEQEIAAIVLHPCHDDFNNIGDGFGFPVRYKVEVAGDTAFTEAVRPVLDQTGADVPNPGLRAERIDAPGRARVVRITATRLAPRLNDFIFALSEVEILDAAGRSIAATAKVTSLDSIEAAPRWRQTNLVDGYYPGVVDVGQPLEELKRERDQLKAASLTAEDRQTLDRTTRDLASIASGIALLPPQQTAYVAAIHTGTGTFRGTGAGGGQPRPIHRLLRGSVLAPAEEVGPGAISFLSALPGGGRFALPAEAGEGARRVALAEWIAHPDHRLTWRSIVNRVWHYHFGRGLVETANDFGRNGTPPSHPLLLDWLAREFRQSDGSIKHLHRLIVTSRTYRQVSLDRPDNAVADADNRFLWRMNRRRLDAESVRDSVLAIAGKLRPDLYGASFQDFVIDKPAHSPHYEYHLFDPENPAGHRRSVYRFIVRSQPQPFMTTLDCADPSMQVDRRNESLSPLQALALLNNDLMLVMAEHFAKRLEGQSPTLEGQLETGFRLTTGTAPAADELSLLADYARTHGLANACRVLLNLNEFLFVE; encoded by the coding sequence ATGAGATCCGCCCTGCTCGTCCTGGCCGTCTGTCTCGCCGCGCCGCCAGTCCGCGCCGCCGAGCCGTTCGACGCCGTCCGGGCGATCTTCGAGAAGCACTGCCTCTCCTGCCACAACGACAACGAGCTCAAAGGAAAGCTGTCGCTCTCGACCGAGGCCGCCGCCCGCCGCGGCGGCGAATCGGAAAGCCCGCTCCTGACCTCCGACCTCGCCGCAAATGAACTGCTCGCCCAGGTCACCGGCCCCGAGCCCCTGATGCCCAAAGACCGCCCTCCCCTCTCAAAGGCGGAGGTCGAGGCAATCCGAACGTGGCTCGCCGCGGGCGCCGCCTGGCCGAAGGACGCAGTCCTCCGCGACCGCCGGTTCGACCCGTCAACGTGGTGGTCGTTCCAGCCCCTGAGGCCGGTCACCCCACCCGCGGTTGCAGGGCCGCTCGCCGCCGAGGTCCGCAATCCGATCGACCGGTTCGTCCTGGCGACGCTCGTCGAGAAGGAACTGACGCCGTCTCCGGAAGCGGACCGCCGGACGCTCATCCGCCGGCTCTCCTACGACCTCCTCGGCCTCCCCCCTGCACCGGAGGAAATCGACCAGTTCGTGAACGATCCCGATCCGCTCGCCTATGAGCGGCTGGTCGACCGGCTCCTCGCCTCGCCCCACTACGGCGAGCGGTGGGCGCGGCACTGGCTCGACGTCGTCCACTTCGGGGAGACCCACGGCTACGACAAGGACCAGCCGCGGACCAACGCCTGGCCCTACCGCGACTACGTCATCCGGGCCTTCAACGAGGACCGCCCCTACGGCCGGTTCCTGCGTGAGCAGCTGGCCGGGGACGTCCTCTATCCCGAGGAGCGGGACGGGCTCGAAGGGCCGGGGTTCATCGCCGCCGGGCCGTGGGACCTGATCGGCCACGCCGAAGTCCCCGAGGAGAAGACCGACGGCAAGATCGCCCGGCACCTCGACCGGGACGACATGATCACGAACACGATCCAGACCTTCACCAGCCTGACGGTCCAGTGTGCCCAGTGCCACGACCACAAGTTCGACCCAATTCTGCAGGAGGACTACTACGCCCTGCAGGCGGTCTTCGCCGCCCTCGACCGGACAAACCGGAAGTACGACATCGACCCGCAGGTCGCCCGGCAGCGGCGTGAGCTCGAAGGTCGCCGGCAGGAACTGGCGGAGGTCCAAAAGCAGATCGACGAGCGAACCGCCGAACGGGCCGGACCGCGGTGGAACGAGCTGCAGCGGCTGATCGCGGCGCGGGAGAAGGACTCGGCCGGAGCTCATCCGCTGGCGGCGCAGTTCGGCTACCACAGCGGCATCGCCTCCGAGCAGGCGACGCCGAAATGGGTCCAGATCGAGCTCCCCGAAGAGCAGGAGATCGCCGCGATCGTCCTGCATCCCTGCCATGATGATTTCAACAACATCGGCGACGGCTTCGGCTTCCCGGTCCGGTACAAGGTTGAGGTCGCCGGCGACACGGCCTTCACAGAAGCGGTCCGCCCGGTCCTCGACCAGACCGGTGCCGATGTCCCCAACCCGGGCCTCCGAGCGGAGCGGATCGACGCTCCCGGCCGGGCCCGTGTGGTCCGCATCACCGCCACGCGTCTCGCTCCGCGGCTCAACGATTTCATCTTTGCCCTCAGCGAAGTCGAGATCCTGGACGCCGCGGGCCGGAGTATCGCCGCGACGGCCAAGGTCACGTCGCTCGATTCGATCGAGGCCGCTCCGCGGTGGCGACAGACGAACCTCGTCGATGGTTATTACCCGGGGGTGGTCGATGTCGGTCAGCCGCTGGAAGAACTGAAGCGGGAACGGGACCAGCTGAAGGCGGCCAGCCTGACGGCCGAAGACCGCCAGACGCTCGACCGGACGACGCGGGACCTGGCATCGATCGCCAGCGGAATCGCCCTCCTGCCGCCGCAGCAGACCGCCTACGTTGCCGCGATCCACACCGGCACCGGGACTTTCCGCGGAACCGGAGCGGGCGGCGGCCAGCCCCGGCCGATCCACCGCCTCCTCCGCGGCAGCGTCCTCGCGCCGGCTGAGGAAGTCGGACCGGGAGCAATCTCGTTCCTGTCGGCCCTCCCCGGCGGCGGACGCTTTGCCCTTCCGGCCGAGGCGGGCGAAGGAGCCCGGCGGGTGGCGCTCGCAGAGTGGATCGCCCATCCGGACCATCGGCTGACGTGGCGGTCGATCGTGAACCGCGTCTGGCACTACCACTTCGGTCGCGGCCTCGTCGAGACCGCCAACGACTTCGGCCGCAACGGCACCCCGCCATCGCACCCGCTCCTCCTCGACTGGCTCGCGCGGGAGTTCCGGCAGAGCGACGGCTCGATCAAGCACCTGCACCGGCTGATCGTCACCAGCCGGACGTACCGGCAGGTCTCGCTCGACCGGCCCGACAATGCCGTCGCGGACGCCGACAACCGCTTCCTGTGGCGGATGAACCGGCGGCGGCTCGATGCCGAGTCGGTCCGGGACAGCGTCCTCGCCATCGCCGGAAAGCTCCGTCCCGACCTCTACGGCGCGAGCTTCCAGGACTTCGTGATCGACAAGCCGGCCCACTCGCCGCACTACGAGTACCACCTCTTCGATCCGGAAAACCCGGCCGGGCACCGCCGATCCGTCTACCGGTTCATCGTCCGCTCGCAACCGCAGCCGTTCATGACGACCCTCGACTGCGCCGACCCGTCGATGCAGGTCGACCGCCGAAACGAAAGCCTCTCCCCGCTGCAGGCCCTCGCGCTGCTCAACAACGACCTGATGCTCGTCATGGCGGAGCACTTTGCGAAGCGGCTCGAAGGGCAGTCCCCGACGCTCGAGGGCCAACTCGAGACCGGCTTCCGGCTGACAACAGGCACCGCTCCCGCGGCGGACGAACTGTCGCTCCTGGCGGACTACGCCCGGACCCACGGCCTCGCCAACGCCTGCCGGGTCCTCCTGAACCTGAACGAGTTCCTGTTCGTCGAGTGA
- the moaD gene encoding molybdopterin converting factor subunit 1 produces MPSTLLFFARARDLAGTDRARLEGPPPATVGELRRVLLDRYPALAPIAPHLLIAVNQAYAQDPDSIPDGAEIAVFPPVSGG; encoded by the coding sequence ATGCCCTCGACCCTTCTGTTCTTCGCCCGCGCTCGTGACCTCGCCGGGACGGATCGCGCTCGACTGGAGGGCCCGCCTCCGGCGACGGTTGGCGAGCTGCGGCGGGTGTTGCTCGACCGCTATCCGGCCCTGGCGCCGATCGCGCCGCATCTGCTGATCGCGGTCAATCAGGCGTACGCCCAGGACCCGGATTCGATTCCCGACGGGGCGGAGATCGCGGTCTTTCCTCCGGTGAGCGGAGGCTGA
- a CDS encoding metallophosphoesterase family protein: MLVGILSDSHGHVERTQAAVQVLTAAGAEVLIHCGDLADPEIVRVCGVRPLYYVLGNHDSDLVPSLEEAARGVGGQSLGLGGVIELGGKRIGVTHGHLTRERKQVEALRPDYLLSGHTHAAIDLVVDGIRRINPGALFRASEFTVATLDLDEDRVQFHSVAR; encoded by the coding sequence ATGCTCGTCGGGATTCTCTCCGACAGCCACGGTCACGTAGAACGCACGCAGGCCGCGGTGCAGGTCCTGACCGCCGCGGGGGCGGAGGTCCTGATCCACTGCGGAGACTTGGCCGATCCCGAGATCGTCCGGGTTTGCGGCGTCCGGCCGCTGTACTACGTCCTCGGGAACCATGACTCCGATCTCGTGCCATCGCTGGAAGAAGCGGCTCGCGGCGTTGGAGGCCAGTCGCTGGGGCTGGGAGGAGTCATTGAACTGGGAGGCAAGCGGATCGGCGTCACGCACGGCCACCTGACGCGGGAGCGGAAGCAGGTCGAAGCGCTGCGGCCCGACTACCTTCTCTCGGGGCACACGCACGCGGCGATCGACCTCGTCGTCGACGGCATCCGCCGCATCAACCCCGGCGCCCTCTTTCGCGCCAGTGAGTTCACCGTGGCCACGCTCGACCTCGACGAGGACCGCGTCCAGTTCCACAGCGTCGCGCGGTAG
- a CDS encoding antibiotic biosynthesis monooxygenase family protein, protein MSESSLASTPEPPYFAVIFTSIRAAGEDDGYAQTAERMVELARTIPGFLGIESVRDTRGVGITVSYWKSEEAIRQWQQHAEHREAQRLGRERWYERYELRVCRVERAYGLRSGTAESAPG, encoded by the coding sequence ATGTCCGAATCGTCCCTCGCCTCAACGCCCGAGCCTCCCTACTTCGCGGTGATCTTCACCTCAATCCGCGCTGCGGGGGAGGACGACGGGTACGCGCAAACCGCCGAACGGATGGTGGAGTTGGCGCGGACCATCCCGGGCTTCCTGGGGATCGAAAGTGTCCGGGACACGAGGGGCGTCGGGATCACGGTCTCCTACTGGAAGTCCGAGGAGGCGATCCGCCAGTGGCAGCAGCACGCGGAGCACCGGGAGGCGCAGCGGCTGGGGCGGGAGCGGTGGTACGAGCGATACGAGCTGCGGGTCTGCCGTGTCGAGCGGGCGTACGGACTGCGTTCCGGGACCGCGGAGTCCGCGCCGGGCTGA